taatttcaCATACTGtaatttgtgtaaaagagggaaaaaatgaaaatattcgaaaatattatttttgaaaaaagtatCTCAAAAATGATAATTCTAACAAATTTTCATATTAGAAAGATGTTCCAAAATTTCTcgacattaaaaaaataatattatatcatgAGAAATGAGTTTCTCACTAATACACATGCTCTAATATGTATGAAAAAACTAGAGggaaaaaaccataaaacacTCTACTATGTAATCAAAAATATCTCCATGTGTTGAAATactctaatactatatataaaatgaaaactcaaatagcatcaaacaaatgaacccaaaaaaaattaatctgatcagtatatttttaaaatcacaaaaataaccATTActgagtaaacaaataaaaactaataatctccaaattattaaaattgaacAACAATGTAAGTTAAATCTGTGCGTAGCACGGGATAActtctagttatatatataactcccGTTATCGAGGAGCTCTGCCACAACTGGAGCTTTGGTCTTTCTTCTGACAAGATTTGTCGACCAGACAAGATTATTAGATGGATCTTGGATGTCGAGGTTGGCGTCTGATATTTTCAAGGTTCCAACGGGGTTGGACAAAGGATTGTTTCTATTGGCAACCCAGACATAATCCCTTGTAGGAAAGTCTCTGTACCAGATGTCGAGATACCAACGAGCACCATCCCCGGAATCTGGGGAGAGCTTGAAGAAACCAAGCTCGAAAACTTGACCTGGAGACACAATGGTTCGGCTGTTCGACGGTGAGAGGAAGTCGTTGGATGACAAAGTATTATCCAACGCCGTCGAGAATACAAGAAGAGGTAGCCAAGTCAAAATAAAACACAAGTGGTAACGCTGTAAGCTCATCATCTCTCTAAAGATATTGTGAATTGTAGTTTTTTATTGAGGTATGATCAGTactttatatacacaatatagTTGGGATCTTTCACAGAGGATTAGGAGAAATCTTGATATAGACAATggtcaaacaaaaaacattgtataatttataatagtttGACAAAGTGTTACATAaatttcttttagatttttaatatttttttgagtttcaaaattaaaaccaaattgtaTTTTAACCTTTGTTGATTTACGAGTATTACTTCAAAATTCGTAAACTCAAAATACAGTACTTTGGTACACCCACTCTATTGTCCACTTCTATGAAACGTGATTGACCCAATTctagattttcttatttattatctagatcatatatatgtataatgttaGAAAATTCAACATTATTTCTAGCCTGTGAATCATCCTTTGCTACTTGCGTTTTATTTAGTAGagccttttaaaataaaaaaatattgttaatagcCAATCTGAAATTAACATCGGAATTTGTAAGTAATCAGATATTTTAGCCATTTCGTAAAGTCAATATTGTGGAAAATGACAGAAGTGTTGGCCACAGGAAACAATGAGTGCAATAAAATTAGTTAGGGCTACGATAATTCTAAACAAATGAACAAATGAGCTAACACTTATCGTAGCATtaatgattttctcaaatttaagGGAGTCATCAGACCCCATAATCCCCAACTTGGTTATACTGTATAATCTTGTAGCCTACCTAACTTTGTGCAAGTCGTTTCCGTTATATATTTcatactttaatttatttattcatcatCCTACTATCGTTTTCCACCAAACCAAAATGATTGGTCCAGTTATTTTAagtaaccaaaatatatatatcatatatcgaATAACCAAGTAGTTAAATgtatatacaacaacaacaacaacaaccaagaaACCCCATAGTTATCAGCTGcgaatttagtttttaattcgATATTTTTCTATAGTTTAGAAATAAATTGTATCTACTTGTTTCGTTTATAATTGTGTGGTTTAATACTGTTTTAAGACTTTATATTATCTTGGAACAAAAGTCTTAAGTTTATTTTACGTACATGTACTTTTGGCGTTTTGTATGGAAACAAGTATCATGGAAAAAATTGTCATATGTCATGTTTAAGGCCTTGTCAAATatgtattaaattttttgttgaaataaatTAGCTCAAGTGATAAAATGTCAAACCCTTATTCATGGTATTTCTCACACTGTACAAGGTCCACAGTACAACCTTTTtctaataaaagaaacaaacaacgaaataatctatattaaaaaaacaaaaatcatcacCCGTGGTGaggatttaaatttttgtaaattaaattaaattgtacaaaaatatattaaaatatgtcgtattttatttatattgttttatttttgctataatatacagatatatatctatttacaaattttttatgtatgttaccattaaaaacataatttttacatctaaatatattgtatattagaaaatgtttatatgaacacattaagccaaattttatatgtatttttactttcatttttgcatagtattttaattactaaaattattggctcaaaaaatatttcgaattaaaaaatatattatatatagtatactaatcaatgatgtattattacaataatgtataaccaaccatagagagaacctcggttccACCCTCCTCCCTATGgtgagaaccttgcgtccaacctcctccaccatgaagagaaccttggctccacctTCTTTCCTTAAGAGATAACtttgcatccaacctcctccaccttctccCTTGGGGttataaccttgcgtccaacctcctccaccatagagagaactttggttctgccctcctcatgtgtggagagaacatgttcacatcTTTTAGTTATCTCAAAATAgtttgctccgacaaccaatgaaactaaaaataCTTTTCAAACGTCacaaactaatgttaaattttctaatgtatTCGTGCCAATTTACTGATTATTGATtttatcaattattattattattatctatagTAACATGTTTCTGTGTGTATACGTCCAATTCATGGTGTTGACAATTCATTTTTCTccgattcttatattttgtatatatatttcttttgttgaaaaaatcTAATAGCTGAAATCCTCTACTAAGCAGGAAATAGTTTTTGCACAAGGCTTGCTATGCATtatgtaaagaaaacaaaagactaGTACAACAAAAACTACAAGACATAAACAATAATGTCCTAGTGAAGATCACTAGTATACATCAGATTCATTAACACACACCAAACTAGTGAAGGGTTTTTATTCAgcaaggaaacaaaaagaagctCTTATTTTGTGTgtactcatcatcatcatatctgTGTTGTGTTTATACCATTTACAATGTAGGAGGGATCCAAATGTAGCCATGGGTCTGCATATAACCAGCTTTCTTCAGTAGCTGATCTGCTTCGGCTGGACCACGGCTTCCTTGTTTGTATGGGATCGATTTCACCTCTCCCTTGTCGATCCTGTGAAGCAGTGGAGTGAAGATTTCCCAAGCTGCCTGTTTTTATGATTGATCACAGAAGTGTGTTTAGAGATATTCTCAACgggaaaaaatatcaaagatttgACAACAAATTTTTGGGAATCAGATTATGGAAGTTTGATACAAAGTTGGGATTCTTGAAATGATTTCAAGTATTCAGGGTTCTAAGTGGTGAAGGAGAAAGGTAAAACTAAAGTACCTTCAATTCGTCTCTGCGAACAAAGTGTTGTTGGTCACCTCTGATTCTGCAGAGAGACatagaatatgaaaaattaatggTTAGAATAAAGGTTCTAATGTACAGAGTTAATGTTATTATGTAACTTAGATTCATACGTGTCAAGAATTAGGCGCTCGTACGCCTCTGGAATCGAGACACCTTGGTAACGTTGCATGTATGATAGGTCTAGTTCACTCTGCACAGTTTGCATCTCCAGACCCGGTTGCTTCACCTGCGCAGCAACGTCAAAAACTTCAGATGATTGAATGAACAAAAGtgaatctcttctctttttttgtgtgtgtaatttTAGTAATTCGTGGTTGGTTTCATCAGGCACTTACAGTTAGCTTCATGTACATGGCCTCTGAAGGCTGTAAGCGTATAACAAACTCGTTCCTCCCTTGGTTTTGACCTGTTGCATTGCATGAGAGATTagaccaaacaaaaatttcaagtATCAGTAAATACACTTGAAATCTGTGAAAGTTTGATTTGGTCTCAATGCAAACATTTAAATATGTCGCCAGGAACATCCTTAAACTGAATGCGAATATCTGCCTTCTTTGAACTCATTGCCTTTCCGGCCTTCAGTATAAAAGGAACACCTGAAAGATACATCAATCCACAAGTCACTAATCACTACTAATAGATAAGAATTTTGGCATATAGGTAACACCAAATGAGAGTGCTTAATCATTTATGTCTCTTCCATTATAAAGAGTTACGTCATTTTAGCTTCAGGAGGGTTTAATCATTTATGCAAAAACTGAAGAGTTCCATAGGATACTGTAGTAGAATAATGCGGTAATATATGGACAATATGAATTGAACTAATGCCGGTAGATGATTTTGACTTTTTAGTTGATCTTCCAAACTCTTCGTAGAAAATGAAAGATGAAGAGTGAAGAGGGGGACATGGTACCTTCCCATCTTTCATTGTCTATGCGAAGAATTGTTGTGGCAAACGTTGGAGTGTTTGAGTCATTTGGAACAGTTGGATCATCTCTATATCCTTCATACTGTCCAAGAACCACCTCTTCATCTTTTATGGGGATCACAGATTGAAGAACCTGAAGTTCACTTAAGAAATCAGTCAATTTGTATTAACTGGCTGAAAATTCACATGAAGACATCACTTGATCCAAGGATGAAAGGTAATCTCCTACAGAAGTTTGGAAATGAAGATGTGGCACAAAAAGATGTGATCAAGAAAACTGTAATCACCTTCACTTTCTCATCCCGGATATGCTCGGGCTTAAGAGAAACTGGTTTCTCCATGGCGACAAGGCAAAGAACCTGTAGTACACTAAACTTGGTTAACAACAACATATGAAAGCATCTGCAGTTACAGGGAAGGAAACTTCAAGATAAAATGTCATATTTCGAATGTACAACGACTTGCCTGGAGCAAGTGGTTTTGAATAATATCACGAATGATTCTGAAATGGAAGATTATACAAGTCATCAGAATGCTATGATATTATTGTCTCATGTACATCATATTCAAAGGAAACACTTAGAAAAGCTTACCCGTATTCATCAAAATATCCCCCGCGACCTTCAGTTCCAAAATCTTCTCTGAAAACGATCTGCAAAAGGAAATTACAGATTCATGTGGATGGATTCAACTCTAAACTCAGGTTCAGCAACATTTATGCTAAGCGATCAAGCTCTCACCTGTACGTTTGCAATATTGTCGCGGTTCCATAGTGGCAAAAACAAGCGATTGGCAAACCGGAGAACCAACTGCACTAATGATACATCGGTTAGATGATCTTTTATCATCAGTCCAAATAAATAAACCATTGACTAGAAGCAAATAAGTGTTACCATGTTTTGCACTAATTCTTTTCCCAGATAGTGATCAATACGATAAATCTGTGGTTCCTCAAACAGCGCTCCAATCTGGGAACTCAGTTGCTCTGCAGATTCCAAGTCCTTTCCAAATGGTTTCTCAACAACGATCCTAGTCCATCCACCAAGATCAGCTGTAAAGATTATACATTCAAATGAAGAGTTGCCTAATATTTTGTATCTAATTTATAATGTTGGACAATAATTTAACAGTATAAACTCACATTTGTTAGTGCACCATGCCTTGATCATCTTGCTTACGGGAGGGTATACAGACGGAGGAAGTGCAAGATAAAACAATCTCCTGGAAGATCCTTCAGAAGTCTTTTTAGAGATCTCGTGCTCAGAAATCGCCTTGTCTAATCTCTTAAACCCTTCCTCAGAATCATAAGGTCCACTCACATACTTAATCTAATTAcaatttagaattttctttcAGTAACCAAGATAAAACAGGACTGCAATCTCGTAATCACAATGGACTAACCAGCTTAAGAAACATGGACAAAGCTTCATACTTCACAGATGCATTCTTCTCATCAACAAGATATCTACATAACAATCAGATAAATATAAGCATCTCATCGTCTCAGAtgcaaacaaaaaccaaaaggcGGGATCATCGATCATCTAACCCGCGGATTTTATCTCTCAGTTCCTCATCAGTAATCTTACTCCTTGCATATCCAAAGATATGAACTTCATCAGGACTAAGAAATCCCTACTCATATAAATccaaataggaaaaaaaaacaattagacaCTGAAACAATACATAATGATGCAAAACTTTTAAGAGTAACAATAAATAACCTGGTGGAATAGATTGAAAAGTGCAGGAAAAGTCTTCTTCTTGGCAAGATCACCAGAAGCACCAAGAACAATGATGGAGAGGCTCCCAGTTTCAGAGACTGGATTGTATTCTTTCACAAACGAATCGTTCTTCAAAGTAGACCTCTTCTCAACATGCCATTGCCCAGAACCCATCTTACACAAAACGATACCACAGAATAGAGGAagaacacacaacaacaaacctGTAAACGAATATATGAAGTCAAGTGGAATTGTA
The Camelina sativa cultivar DH55 chromosome 6, Cs, whole genome shotgun sequence genome window above contains:
- the LOC104790379 gene encoding glucose-6-phosphate 1-dehydrogenase, cytoplasmic, yielding MGSGQWHVEKRSTLKNDSFVKEYNPVSETGSLSIIVLGASGDLAKKKTFPALFNLFHQGFLSPDEVHIFGYARSKITDEELRDKIRGYLVDEKNASVKYEALSMFLKLIKYVSGPYDSEEGFKRLDKAISEHEISKKTSEGSSRRLFYLALPPSVYPPVSKMIKAWCTNKSDLGGWTRIVVEKPFGKDLESAEQLSSQIGALFEEPQIYRIDHYLGKELVQNMLVLRFANRLFLPLWNRDNIANVQIVFREDFGTEGRGGYFDEYGIIRDIIQNHLLQVLCLVAMEKPVSLKPEHIRDEKVKVLQSVIPIKDEEVVLGQYEGYRDDPTVPNDSNTPTFATTILRIDNERWEGVPFILKAGKAMSSKKADIRIQFKDVPGDIFKCQNQGRNEFVIRLQPSEAMYMKLTVKQPGLEMQTVQSELDLSYMQRYQGVSIPEAYERLILDTIRGDQQHFVRRDELKAAWEIFTPLLHRIDKGEVKSIPYKQGSRGPAEADQLLKKAGYMQTHGYIWIPPTL